The Sphingomonas sanxanigenens DSM 19645 = NX02 genome includes a region encoding these proteins:
- a CDS encoding nuclear transport factor 2 family protein — MPAPEAMVRAVETYVAAFDAGDPDMVVGLFAPDATVEDPVGTPPHVGHAAIRTFYANSMKTGAKLKLEGPVRVAVDTAAFAFHVTFADPNMRVDVIDLFRFGDDGKVVSMKAFFGPTNMIGFGRPADA; from the coding sequence ATGCCTGCTCCCGAAGCCATGGTCCGTGCCGTCGAAACCTATGTCGCGGCGTTCGACGCCGGCGACCCCGACATGGTCGTCGGCCTGTTCGCGCCCGACGCCACCGTCGAGGATCCGGTCGGCACGCCGCCGCATGTCGGCCATGCGGCGATCCGGACCTTCTATGCCAATTCGATGAAGACCGGCGCGAAGCTCAAGCTCGAAGGCCCGGTCCGCGTCGCCGTCGATACCGCCGCCTTCGCCTTCCACGTCACCTTCGCCGATCCGAACATGCGCGTCGACGTGATCGACCTGTTCAGGTTCGGCGACGACGGCAAGGTCGTCTCGATGAAGGCCTTTTTCGGCCCCACCAACATGATCGGTTTCGGACGGCCGGCCGATGCGTGA
- a CDS encoding gamma carbonic anhydrase family protein: protein MPAYAFEGSVPVVDPGSFLHPTASLIGDVIVGPGCYIGPGASLRGDFGRITVEGNASVQDNVTLHSSAETDCILGYGCTIGHGAVLHGCTLGRHVLVGMNAVVLDTADIGDECLVAALSLVKSGLEAPPRSLIAGNPAKVVKTLTAEQIVWRMEDDGEYVRLARRSLAALVECAPLAAPEPDRRRPARGARAVRLSRSH, encoded by the coding sequence ATGCCGGCCTATGCCTTCGAGGGATCGGTGCCGGTGGTCGATCCGGGCAGCTTCCTGCACCCGACCGCGTCGCTGATCGGCGACGTGATCGTCGGGCCCGGCTGCTACATCGGCCCCGGCGCCTCGCTGCGCGGCGACTTCGGCCGCATCACCGTCGAGGGCAATGCATCCGTGCAGGACAATGTGACATTGCACAGCTCCGCCGAGACCGACTGCATCCTCGGCTATGGCTGTACGATCGGCCATGGCGCGGTGCTGCATGGCTGCACCCTGGGCCGGCACGTGCTGGTCGGCATGAACGCGGTGGTGCTCGATACCGCGGACATCGGCGACGAATGCCTCGTCGCCGCGCTCAGCCTTGTGAAATCCGGGCTGGAGGCGCCGCCGCGCAGCCTGATCGCGGGCAATCCGGCCAAGGTGGTCAAGACGCTGACCGCCGAGCAGATCGTGTGGCGGATGGAGGATGATGGCGAATATGTCCGCCTCGCCCGCCGCTCGCTCGCGGCGCTGGTGGAATGCGCGCCGCTCGCCGCGCCCGAGCCCGATCGCCGCCGCCCCGCGCGCGGCGCACGGGCGGTGCGGCTGTCTCGAAGCCATTAA
- a CDS encoding acyl-CoA dehydrogenase family protein, which produces MDLAYTDEQRAFRAEVRGWMRAHVPATPLRTLEGQEGYDQHVAWERQLASGNWGMVTWPEAYGGRGLDLIRWLIFEEEYWGAGAPLRANQNGIFLLGPTIMDYGSDAQKARFLTPMAKGEVMWAQAWSEPNAGSDMAAIRSRAVRDGDHYVISGQKTWSSRASFADWGFGLFRTDPESKRHKGLSFILFDLDAPGVTRRPIRQLHGEPGFAELFFDEVRVPVANRIAGEGEGWNVAMATAGFERGLMLRSPSRFQAMTRRLVELYRRHAATASPQAHEAVLQAWMDAEAYALNTYAVASQVIAGAHIGAEASLNKIFWSELDRAANRAAMSLLGAASELRTLPDGSENAWLEGYIFSLSGPIYAGSNEIQRNIIAERLLGLPR; this is translated from the coding sequence ATGGACCTCGCCTACACCGACGAACAGCGCGCGTTCCGCGCCGAAGTCCGTGGCTGGATGCGGGCGCATGTGCCCGCCACGCCGCTCAGGACGCTGGAAGGCCAGGAAGGCTATGACCAGCATGTCGCCTGGGAACGCCAACTCGCCAGCGGCAACTGGGGCATGGTCACCTGGCCGGAAGCCTATGGCGGGCGCGGGCTCGACCTCATCCGCTGGCTGATCTTCGAGGAAGAATATTGGGGTGCCGGGGCGCCGCTGCGCGCCAACCAGAACGGCATCTTCCTGCTCGGCCCGACGATCATGGACTATGGCAGCGACGCGCAGAAGGCCCGTTTCCTGACGCCGATGGCGAAGGGCGAGGTGATGTGGGCGCAGGCCTGGTCGGAGCCCAATGCCGGGTCCGACATGGCGGCGATCCGCAGCCGCGCGGTGCGCGACGGCGATCATTATGTGATCTCCGGCCAGAAGACCTGGTCGAGCCGCGCCTCCTTCGCCGACTGGGGTTTCGGCCTGTTCAGAACCGATCCGGAGTCGAAGCGGCACAAGGGGCTCTCGTTCATCCTTTTCGATCTCGACGCGCCCGGGGTGACCCGCCGGCCGATCCGGCAGCTTCACGGCGAGCCGGGCTTCGCCGAATTGTTCTTCGACGAGGTACGCGTGCCGGTCGCCAACCGCATCGCCGGCGAAGGCGAAGGCTGGAACGTCGCGATGGCGACCGCCGGTTTCGAACGCGGGCTGATGCTGCGCTCCCCCTCCCGCTTCCAGGCGATGACCAGGCGGCTGGTCGAACTCTATCGCCGCCACGCCGCCACCGCTTCCCCTCAGGCGCATGAGGCGGTGCTGCAGGCGTGGATGGATGCGGAAGCCTATGCGCTCAACACCTATGCGGTCGCCTCGCAGGTGATCGCCGGCGCGCATATCGGCGCCGAGGCGAGCCTCAACAAGATCTTCTGGTCGGAGCTGGACCGCGCCGCCAACCGCGCGGCGATGAGCCTGCTCGGCGCCGCGTCCGAACTGCGCACATTGCCGGACGGCAGCGAGAATGCGTGGCTGGAAGGCTATATCTTCTCGCTCTCCGGCCCGATCTACGCCGGATCCAACGAGATCCAGCGCAACATCATCGCCGAGCGGCTGCTCGGCCTGCCACGCTGA
- a CDS encoding SDR family oxidoreductase, whose product MAGLLEGKIAFVTGGAGGIGAATARAFAAEGAKVAVADLKNAETTVQAIVDAGGEAYAIALDVTDEAAVTAAVDGVVGKWGRLDIAFNNAGVSLEDFTTPWDSVALYDKVAAVNQRGVMLCMAAEVRHMTRQGSGSIVNTSSVAGMSGLSGPGYCASKHAVVGLTRSAAMRYAAEGIRVNCVCPGAISTPMTEGEALSEESRAFMAQMHPMNRMGRAEEIADGVVFLASDKASFITGHPLAIDGGYLAR is encoded by the coding sequence ATGGCGGGATTGCTGGAAGGAAAGATCGCGTTCGTCACTGGCGGCGCCGGCGGCATCGGTGCCGCGACCGCGCGCGCGTTCGCGGCGGAAGGCGCGAAGGTCGCCGTCGCCGACCTGAAAAATGCCGAAACCACGGTGCAGGCCATCGTCGATGCCGGCGGTGAGGCCTATGCGATCGCGCTCGACGTCACCGACGAGGCCGCGGTCACCGCCGCGGTCGATGGCGTGGTCGGAAAATGGGGCCGGCTCGACATCGCCTTCAACAATGCCGGCGTGTCGCTGGAGGATTTCACGACGCCGTGGGACTCGGTGGCGCTCTACGACAAGGTCGCCGCGGTCAACCAGCGCGGGGTGATGCTGTGCATGGCAGCCGAGGTCCGCCACATGACCCGGCAGGGTTCCGGGTCGATCGTCAACACCTCGTCGGTCGCCGGCATGTCCGGCCTGTCCGGCCCCGGCTATTGCGCCAGCAAGCATGCGGTGGTCGGCCTCACCCGCTCCGCGGCGATGCGCTATGCGGCCGAGGGTATCCGCGTGAACTGCGTCTGCCCCGGCGCGATCAGCACGCCGATGACCGAGGGCGAGGCGTTGAGCGAGGAATCCCGCGCCTTCATGGCGCAGATGCACCCGATGAACCGCATGGGCCGGGCCGAGGAAATCGCCGACGGCGTCGTGTTCCTGGCGTCCGACAAGGCGAGTTTCATCACCGGGCACCCGCTGGCGATCGACGGGGGCTATCTGGCGCGCTGA
- a CDS encoding SDR family oxidoreductase, translating to MSRNVPPYPTPRNLLAGKTVVVTAAAGTGIGFAVARRAAEEGASVLISDFHERRLGEAADRIAAETGHRPATQLCDVTREDAVQALRDAAVAQLGHVDILINNAGLGGTASVVDMKDEDWSRVLDVTLTSVMRMSRAFLPHMYERGGGAVVNNASVLGWRAQEGQSHYAAAKAGVMAFTRCSAIEAAAHGVRINAVAPSIAMHAFLAKVTTDELLAELSAREAFGRPAEVWEIANVMIFLASDLASYMTGEILSVSSQRA from the coding sequence ATGAGCCGTAATGTTCCGCCCTATCCCACGCCCCGCAACCTGCTCGCCGGCAAGACGGTGGTGGTCACCGCCGCCGCCGGCACCGGCATCGGCTTCGCGGTCGCCAGGCGCGCCGCCGAGGAAGGCGCATCGGTGCTGATCAGCGATTTCCACGAGCGCCGGCTGGGCGAGGCGGCGGACCGCATCGCCGCCGAGACCGGCCATCGCCCGGCGACGCAGCTTTGCGACGTCACCCGCGAGGATGCCGTGCAGGCGCTGCGCGACGCCGCGGTCGCCCAGCTCGGCCATGTCGACATCCTCATCAACAATGCCGGCCTCGGCGGCACCGCCAGCGTCGTCGACATGAAGGATGAGGACTGGAGCCGCGTGCTCGATGTTACCCTCACGTCGGTGATGCGGATGAGCCGCGCCTTCCTGCCGCACATGTACGAACGCGGCGGCGGCGCCGTCGTCAACAACGCCTCGGTGCTCGGCTGGCGCGCGCAGGAAGGGCAATCGCATTATGCCGCGGCGAAGGCCGGGGTGATGGCGTTCACGCGCTGCTCGGCGATCGAGGCGGCGGCGCATGGCGTGCGGATCAACGCGGTCGCGCCGTCGATCGCGATGCACGCCTTCCTCGCCAAGGTGACGACCGACGAACTGCTGGCTGAACTCTCCGCGCGAGAAGCGTTCGGCCGGCCGGCGGAGGTGTGGGAAATCGCCAACGTCATGATCTTCCTCGCCAGCGATCTCGCCAGCTACATGACCGGCGAGATCCTCTCGGTCTCGAGCCAGCGCGCATGA
- a CDS encoding acetyl-CoA C-acetyltransferase, which produces MAEAYIVDAVRAPTGRKKGSLAAVHPADLAAHPLKALIARTGIDPALVDDVIWGCCDTIGPQAGDIGRTAWLVAGLPEHVPGVTIDRQCGSSQQAIHFAAQGVMSGTQDLVVAGGSQAMNAIPISAAMFAGQPYGFDSPFVGAKGWVARYGTEEVNQIKSAEMIAAKWQISREAMEAFATASHARAQAATDKGWFAAEIAPLEGLAHDETIRPTTSPEGLAQLKPVREGGIITAGMSSQNCDGAAALLIAGEAAVKAHRLTPRARIHHLSVRADNPIWMLTGPIPATRYALEKAGMSIDDIDLFECNEAFASVPMAWMQELGVPHEKMNVQGGGIALGHPIGATGARLMTTLLNALERTGGRYGLQTMCEGGGQANVTIIERLG; this is translated from the coding sequence ATGGCTGAGGCCTATATCGTCGATGCCGTCCGCGCGCCCACCGGCCGCAAGAAGGGCAGCCTCGCGGCCGTCCACCCCGCCGACCTCGCTGCGCATCCGCTGAAGGCGCTGATCGCGCGCACCGGCATCGATCCGGCGCTGGTCGACGACGTGATCTGGGGCTGCTGTGACACGATCGGGCCGCAGGCGGGCGATATCGGCCGCACGGCGTGGCTCGTCGCGGGCCTCCCCGAACATGTGCCGGGGGTGACGATCGACCGGCAATGCGGCTCCTCGCAGCAGGCGATCCATTTCGCCGCGCAGGGGGTGATGAGCGGCACGCAGGATCTGGTCGTCGCCGGCGGCAGCCAGGCGATGAACGCGATCCCCATCTCCGCGGCGATGTTCGCAGGCCAGCCCTATGGCTTCGACAGCCCGTTCGTCGGCGCCAAGGGGTGGGTCGCGCGCTACGGCACCGAGGAGGTCAACCAGATCAAATCTGCCGAGATGATCGCGGCGAAATGGCAGATCAGCCGCGAGGCGATGGAGGCGTTCGCGACCGCCTCGCACGCCCGCGCGCAGGCGGCGACCGACAAGGGCTGGTTCGCCGCCGAGATCGCCCCGCTCGAAGGGCTCGCGCATGACGAGACGATCCGCCCCACGACCTCGCCGGAAGGCCTCGCCCAGCTCAAGCCGGTGCGCGAGGGCGGCATCATCACCGCCGGCATGTCCAGCCAGAATTGCGACGGCGCCGCCGCGCTGCTGATCGCCGGCGAGGCGGCGGTGAAAGCGCATCGGCTCACGCCGCGTGCGCGCATCCATCACCTGTCGGTGCGCGCCGACAACCCGATCTGGATGCTGACCGGCCCGATCCCCGCCACCCGCTACGCGCTGGAGAAGGCGGGCATGTCGATCGACGATATCGACCTGTTCGAATGCAACGAGGCCTTCGCATCGGTGCCGATGGCGTGGATGCAGGAACTGGGCGTGCCGCACGAGAAGATGAATGTGCAGGGCGGCGGCATCGCGCTCGGCCATCCGATCGGCGCCACCGGCGCGCGGCTGATGACGACCCTGCTCAACGCGCTGGAGCGCACCGGCGGCCGCTATGGCCTGCAGACGATGTGCGAGGGCGGCGGGCAGGCCAACGTCACCATCATCGAACGGCTCGGCTGA
- a CDS encoding acyl-CoA dehydrogenase family protein, translating to MDFRLTDDQRELRDAVRDYLAGEHGPETLRRLDAEGNRDPALWHGLVGMGMTGLLVSEADGGLGLGLVEAVLVAVELGRACVSEPVADTALVAAPLLDAAQRQAIAAGGLKVALAHPANPWIADLDQAGLLYGGGTALAPPEPQPLESVDPLRRLFAPIAVEPDDILLDRAALIAAAQLAGAAERMLDLATDYAKTREQFGQPIGSFQAVKHHLATVAVKLEFAKPVLWRAAYAAEAGHARAPIQISHAKIATTDAAILSAETAIQVHGAMGYTYEVDLHFWMKRCWALAGAWGDRAFHQRRIEDAVIGGAMAIGPDTTFESELHHG from the coding sequence ATGGATTTTCGCCTGACCGACGACCAGCGCGAACTGCGCGACGCCGTGCGTGACTATCTGGCCGGCGAGCATGGTCCGGAAACGCTGCGCCGCCTCGACGCCGAGGGCAACCGCGACCCCGCGCTGTGGCACGGCCTTGTCGGCATGGGGATGACCGGACTGCTGGTATCGGAGGCCGATGGCGGGCTCGGTCTCGGGCTCGTCGAAGCCGTGCTGGTCGCAGTCGAACTCGGGCGTGCCTGCGTCTCCGAGCCGGTAGCAGATACCGCGCTGGTCGCAGCGCCCCTGCTCGATGCCGCGCAGAGGCAGGCGATCGCCGCCGGCGGGCTGAAGGTCGCGCTGGCGCACCCGGCCAACCCGTGGATCGCCGATCTCGATCAGGCCGGCCTGCTCTATGGCGGCGGCACCGCGCTGGCCCCGCCCGAGCCACAGCCGCTGGAGAGCGTCGATCCGTTACGCCGGCTGTTCGCCCCCATCGCGGTGGAGCCCGACGACATCCTGCTCGACCGCGCCGCACTGATCGCCGCCGCGCAACTGGCGGGTGCCGCCGAACGGATGCTCGACCTCGCGACGGACTATGCGAAGACGCGCGAGCAGTTCGGCCAGCCGATCGGCAGCTTTCAGGCGGTGAAGCACCATCTCGCGACCGTCGCAGTGAAGCTGGAATTCGCGAAGCCGGTGCTGTGGCGCGCCGCCTATGCCGCCGAGGCCGGCCATGCCCGCGCGCCGATCCAGATCAGCCACGCCAAGATCGCCACCACCGATGCGGCGATACTGAGCGCCGAGACCGCGATCCAGGTGCATGGCGCGATGGGCTATACCTATGAGGTCGATCTCCACTTCTGGATGAAGCGCTGCTGGGCGCTCGCCGGCGCCTGGGGCGACCGCGCCTTCCACCAACGCCGGATCGAGGACGCCGTGATCGGCGGCGCGATGGCGATCGGCCCCGACACGACCTTCGAAAGCGAGTTGCACCATGGCTGA
- a CDS encoding acyl-CoA dehydrogenase family protein has protein sequence MALALSDEQLAIRDAARDYLRDHAGFERLRTVVDGEAGWDEALWRGFAGELGFTGLGIAEADGGIGLGPIEQALVLEELGRTLAPIPWFESVVLAGGTIARAFDGPMRAALLGRIAGGEPATLAVRAPSGAALPGGIGPRIADGRLSGEAQYVPFGHVAALLLVAARSGDGDGWDGLTLAAIPADRAGISIERVTTLDLTRPFATIRFDDVDVAADEMVADAGDAIRQGWLAATGLLASEQVGGAARALEETVAYAMERVQFGRIIGSFQAVKHRLADMKLLVDSARSAADWAARAIADGGDFAQAAAGAATYCSQAFLTCAADAIQLHGGIGFTWEHHAHLFFKRARSSAALLDAPDAHRDAIARAIIDEVAA, from the coding sequence ATGGCGCTCGCGCTCTCCGACGAGCAGTTGGCGATCCGCGACGCGGCGCGCGACTATCTGCGCGACCATGCCGGGTTCGAGCGGTTGCGCACCGTGGTCGACGGCGAGGCCGGCTGGGACGAGGCGCTGTGGCGCGGCTTCGCCGGCGAACTGGGTTTCACCGGCCTCGGCATCGCCGAGGCGGATGGCGGCATCGGGCTGGGGCCGATCGAACAGGCGCTGGTGCTGGAGGAACTCGGCCGCACCCTGGCGCCGATCCCCTGGTTCGAAAGCGTCGTGCTGGCCGGCGGCACCATCGCGCGCGCCTTCGACGGGCCGATGCGCGCCGCGCTGCTCGGCCGCATTGCCGGTGGCGAGCCCGCGACATTGGCGGTCCGCGCGCCTTCGGGTGCCGCGCTTCCCGGCGGCATCGGCCCGCGCATCGCCGATGGCCGCCTTTCGGGCGAGGCGCAGTATGTGCCCTTCGGCCATGTCGCCGCGCTGCTGCTGGTTGCCGCGCGGAGCGGTGACGGCGACGGCTGGGACGGGCTGACGCTCGCCGCCATCCCCGCCGACCGCGCGGGCATATCGATCGAGCGGGTCACCACGCTCGACCTCACCCGCCCCTTCGCGACGATCCGCTTCGACGATGTCGACGTAGCGGCGGACGAGATGGTCGCCGACGCGGGTGACGCCATCCGCCAAGGCTGGCTGGCGGCGACGGGCCTGCTCGCGTCCGAACAGGTCGGCGGTGCCGCACGCGCGCTGGAAGAGACCGTGGCCTACGCCATGGAGCGCGTTCAGTTCGGCCGCATCATCGGCTCCTTCCAGGCGGTCAAGCATCGCCTTGCCGACATGAAGCTGCTCGTCGACAGCGCCCGCTCCGCCGCCGACTGGGCGGCGCGCGCGATCGCCGATGGCGGGGACTTCGCGCAGGCCGCCGCCGGCGCCGCCACCTATTGCAGCCAGGCCTTCCTCACCTGCGCCGCCGATGCGATCCAGCTCCACGGCGGCATCGGCTTCACCTGGGAGCATCACGCCCATCTGTTCTTCAAGCGCGCGCGCTCCAGCGCCGCGTTGCTCGACGCGCCCGACGCGCATCGCGACGCGATCGCCCGCGCCATCATCGACGAGGTTGCCGCATGA
- a CDS encoding MaoC family dehydratase: MNDPSIFASPRDLLTAEGTQLGPTPWMLIDQQRIDRFADATDDRQWIHVDRERAATGPFGRTIAHGYLTLSLANAFLPQLVEVRGFSHGVNVGTDRTRFLAPVPEGSRIRGVGEIVKVEEVKGAIQSIVRITIELEGSDKPACVVDTISRYYPED, from the coding sequence ATGAACGATCCGTCCATCTTCGCCAGCCCGCGCGACCTGCTGACCGCCGAGGGCACCCAGCTTGGCCCCACGCCGTGGATGCTGATCGACCAGCAGCGCATCGATCGCTTCGCCGACGCGACCGACGATCGTCAATGGATCCATGTCGATCGCGAACGCGCCGCCACCGGCCCGTTCGGGCGGACGATCGCGCACGGCTATCTCACGCTCAGCCTCGCCAACGCCTTCCTGCCGCAGCTCGTCGAGGTGCGCGGGTTCAGCCATGGCGTGAATGTCGGCACCGACCGCACCCGCTTCCTGGCGCCGGTGCCGGAGGGGTCGCGCATCCGCGGCGTCGGAGAGATCGTGAAGGTCGAAGAGGTCAAGGGCGCGATCCAGTCGATCGTGCGCATCACCATCGAACTCGAAGGGTCTGACAAGCCCGCCTGCGTCGTCGACACCATAAGCCGCTATTATCCGGAGGATTGA
- a CDS encoding thiolase family protein, which translates to MREAVIVSTARTGIGRAYRGALNDTEAPVLSGHVVRAAVARAGIDPARVDDIFLGVGTQSGTQSYNLGRLTAATSGLRNVPGFALDRKCGSGLTAVALAARSIIADDIDVAVAGGVESISLTLNKHAMSYRNRSEAVIAAEPHAYMPMIETAEIVAERYGVSREAQDAFSAESQRRAAAAQAEGRFADEIVPIEVSKALFEKDGSAAGHRSMTLDRDEGIRADTTAEGLAALKPVYRDGAVIKEGRHITAGNASQLSDGASAQVLVSRAIAEAEGLPILGIYRGMQVAACPPEEMGIGPVFAIPKLLDRAGLTVADIGLWEINEAFASQALYCRDRLGIDPEKLNVDGGGIALGHPFGMTGSRLVGHALIEARRRGVRHVVVSMCIAGGMGAAGLFEIV; encoded by the coding sequence ATGCGTGAAGCCGTCATCGTCTCCACCGCGCGCACGGGCATCGGCCGCGCCTATCGCGGCGCGCTCAACGACACCGAGGCGCCGGTGCTTTCGGGCCATGTCGTGCGCGCCGCGGTCGCGCGCGCGGGCATCGATCCGGCGCGGGTCGACGATATCTTCCTGGGCGTCGGCACCCAGTCCGGCACCCAGAGCTACAATCTCGGCCGGCTGACCGCCGCCACATCCGGGCTGCGCAACGTGCCCGGCTTCGCGCTCGATCGGAAATGCGGCTCCGGCCTCACCGCGGTCGCGCTCGCGGCACGCTCGATCATCGCGGACGATATCGACGTGGCGGTGGCGGGCGGCGTGGAATCGATCAGCCTGACGCTCAACAAGCATGCGATGAGCTACCGCAACCGATCGGAAGCGGTGATCGCGGCCGAACCGCATGCCTATATGCCGATGATCGAGACCGCCGAGATCGTCGCGGAGCGCTATGGCGTCAGCCGCGAAGCGCAGGACGCGTTCTCGGCCGAAAGCCAGCGCCGCGCCGCGGCCGCGCAGGCGGAGGGCCGCTTCGCCGACGAGATCGTGCCGATCGAGGTCAGCAAGGCGCTGTTCGAGAAGGACGGTAGCGCCGCCGGCCACCGATCGATGACGCTCGATCGCGACGAGGGCATCCGCGCGGATACCACCGCCGAGGGTCTCGCCGCGCTCAAGCCGGTCTACAGGGACGGCGCCGTCATCAAGGAAGGCCGCCACATCACCGCGGGCAATGCCAGCCAGCTTTCCGATGGCGCCTCCGCGCAGGTGCTGGTGTCGCGCGCGATCGCCGAGGCCGAAGGCCTGCCGATCCTCGGCATCTATCGCGGCATGCAGGTGGCCGCCTGCCCGCCCGAGGAAATGGGCATCGGCCCGGTGTTCGCGATCCCCAAGCTGCTCGACCGCGCCGGGCTCACCGTCGCCGATATCGGATTATGGGAGATCAACGAGGCGTTCGCATCGCAGGCGCTCTATTGCCGCGACAGGCTCGGCATCGATCCCGAAAAGCTCAACGTCGATGGCGGCGGCATCGCGCTCGGCCACCCGTTCGGGATGACCGGATCGCGGCTGGTCGGCCATGCGCTGATCGAAGCGCGCCGGCGCGGGGTGCGCCACGTCGTCGTGTCGATGTGTATCGCCGGCGGCATGGGCGCCGCCGGCCTGTTCGAGATCGTCTGA
- a CDS encoding SDR family oxidoreductase, with amino-acid sequence MGLCDGRVVIVTGAGGGLGRAYALGLAAEGAKVVVNDLGVGTHGEAGESKGAAEKVVDEIRAAGGEAIADTADVADWDATRETVRTAIDAFGTLHAVVNNAGFVRDRMFVSATPEEWDAVTRVHLRGHFCLSRHAVDYWRAEQKAGRPVDARIVNTTSGAGLQGSVGQSAYSAAKAGIAALTLVQATELARYGITANALAPNARTRMTMTAFADTMTALQDAAFDPYAPENTAPLVAWLVSAASSAVTGQVFEPFGGTIRIAEGWTDGPTSPDPGRALTAAEAGDVVAALVAGRAPAKPVYGAG; translated from the coding sequence GTGGGATTGTGTGACGGACGCGTGGTGATCGTGACGGGGGCCGGCGGCGGGCTCGGGCGCGCCTATGCGCTCGGCCTCGCCGCCGAGGGCGCGAAGGTGGTGGTGAACGACCTCGGCGTCGGCACCCATGGCGAGGCCGGCGAGAGCAAGGGCGCCGCCGAGAAGGTGGTCGACGAGATCCGCGCGGCCGGCGGCGAAGCCATCGCCGACACCGCCGACGTCGCCGACTGGGATGCGACCCGCGAGACGGTGAGGACGGCGATCGACGCGTTCGGGACGCTCCACGCGGTCGTCAACAATGCCGGCTTCGTGCGCGATCGCATGTTCGTCTCGGCGACGCCCGAGGAATGGGATGCGGTGACGCGCGTCCACCTGCGCGGCCATTTCTGCCTCAGCCGCCACGCGGTCGATTATTGGCGCGCGGAGCAGAAAGCCGGCCGCCCGGTCGACGCGCGCATCGTCAACACCACCTCCGGCGCGGGGCTGCAGGGCAGCGTCGGCCAGAGCGCCTATTCCGCCGCCAAGGCGGGCATCGCCGCGCTGACCCTGGTGCAGGCGACCGAACTCGCCCGCTACGGCATCACCGCCAATGCGCTGGCCCCCAACGCACGCACGCGCATGACGATGACCGCATTCGCCGACACGATGACCGCGCTGCAGGACGCCGCGTTCGACCCTTACGCGCCGGAAAACACCGCGCCTCTGGTCGCCTGGCTGGTCAGCGCGGCGTCCAGCGCCGTCACCGGCCAGGTGTTCGAACCGTTCGGCGGCACGATCCGCATCGCCGAGGGCTGGACCGACGGCCCCACCTCGCCCGACCCCGGCCGCGCGCTGACCGCTGCCGAAGCGGGCGATGTCGTCGCGGCGCTGGTCGCCGGTCGCGCGCCCGCCAAACCGGTCTACGGAGCCGGCTGA